GACATTCTATTGTCCCCTGCGGCAGCGATAGGGTACAACGCCCACCGCGCGACAGCCGGCGATCCGACCCGCCCGTTGCCGTCGATCACGTTTTTCTCGACCGACCCCATAACACGCGGGAGCAAGCAATGGCTTACGAGAACATCATTGTCGAGAGGCGCGATGCAGTCGGCCTCATCACCCTGAATCGCCCCAAGGCACTGAATGCCCTGTGCGATGCGCTGATGATCGAATTGAAGCATGTGCTCGACGATTTCGAAGCCGACGACGCCATCGGCTGTATCGTCGTCACCGGCAACGAGAAGGCTTTTGCCGCCGGCGCCGATATCAAGGAAATGCAGACCCGCGATTACATGGATGTCTACCTCGGCGATTTTATCACCGGTGATTGGGAGCGTTTGGCGAGTTGCCGCAAGCCGGTGATTGCCGCAGTCGCGGGGTATGCGCTCGGCGGCGGCTGCGAGGTCGCGATGATGTGTGATTTCATCATTGCCGCCGAGAACGCACTGTTCGGCCAACCGGAAATCAAGATCGGCACCATCCCCGGCTCCGGCGGCACCCAACGTCTGACCCGCTTCGTCGGCAAGTCGAAATCGATGGAGATGTGCCTGACCGGCCGCATGATGGACGCCGACGAGGCCGAACGTGCCGGCCTGGTGTCGCGGATCGTTCCGCTCGAATCGCTTCTCGACGAGGCGCTCAAGGCGGCGGAGACGATCGCCAAGTTGTCGCGGCCTTCGGTCTTGATGGCCAAGGAAGCCGTCAATCGCGCCTATGAAACCTCGATGGCCGAGGGAATTCGATTTGAGCGACGGCTGTTCCATTCGACGTTTTCGACGGCCGACCAGAAAGAGGGCATGCAGGCGTTTATCGAAAAGCGCGATCCTGATTTCAAGAACCGCTGAATTGGGCCGGCGCCGGTTTCGCCGCAGCGCAGCGAAGGGGTTGACGCCAATCTGTCTGCCCTGTACAAGCGCCGTTTCATCGGTATTCGAGCAATGAGAAACGGTCATGGCGCACCATAAATCGGCGCGCAAGCGCATCCGCCGCAACGCCAAGCGGGAGGTCATCAATACCGCCCGCCGAAGTCGCATCCGGACGTTCGTCCGCAAGGTCGAGGACGCGATCAAAGGCGGCGACAAGGAGAAGGCCGCCGAAGCGTTGCGCGCGGCTCAGCCCGAGATTCATCGCGGCGTCTCCAAGGGCGTGATTCATCGCAATACGGCCGCCCGGCGATTGTCCCGTCTATCAGCGCGCATTAAGACCCTCTCCTGACCGATCACTGTAGTTCGGTGCGCTAGCCCCTCCCGTGGAGGGGCTTTTTGATTCCGGTCGCTCGACCATCGCGTCGGCGATCAGGCCGCGTCGCAAAAGTGTGATGATTCTGTCACGCGACTGAAAATTTTCGCAGGTTCACGATTCGGTCCGGTTGCGAATTGCCATCGTCGTCGGTTAAAGTGACCTTCGCGTGATCGTTCATTGGCAAGTCAATCACGTAGACGTGGGAAGTAAAAATGTTCATTCTTCCCGTTTTTACTTAAAGAAGGTTAAGAAAGGACGACAAGTCAATAATAATGCTCGATCCTTTCCCCCTTCAAATACGAAAACAACGATCGGACTGACGAAACGCCGCCGGCGAGGCATTCGTCGAAACGGGGTCGGTTCGCGCGCCGGAATACGGCGTCACAGCTTTGGGGGAGGGTATGGTGCTCGGACACCAATTGAGCACAGAGGGCATATTGGTCAACACGATCAAGACTCATACGAACTGCTGCAAACGGCGGCCGCAACGTAGCCATTTCGATCGAGCGGGGAGGCGCTGAGATGGCGCGGTCGCTCGAGACCTTGTGGGCTCATGTTCGCGTCCGCATGCGCCAGGAATACGGCGAAGCAGAATTCAAGAGCTGGCTCAAGCCGCTCACCATCATTGATGCCCGCGAGAACAGATTGCGATTGGCGGTCACCACCCGGTTCATGCGCGACTGGATCCAGAACCATTACGCGGAACGCATCCGCGACATCTGGAACGACGAGGGCGGCGACGTCACCGGGGTAGACATCGCGATCGCCACCTCGCAGTCCTCGAGCTCTTCCTACACGCGTACCGCGGCGAGCGAGGCCCGGATCTTCGACCATACGGGAGAATCGCGGATCGGTGCGCCGCTCGATGCGCGGTTCACGTTCGCCAATTTCATCGTCGGCAAGCCGAATGAACTCGCCCATGCCGCCGCGCAGCGCGTGGCAGAGGCCTCGGCG
This region of Alphaproteobacteria bacterium genomic DNA includes:
- the rpsT gene encoding 30S ribosomal protein S20, giving the protein MAHHKSARKRIRRNAKREVINTARRSRIRTFVRKVEDAIKGGDKEKAAEALRAAQPEIHRGVSKGVIHRNTAARRLSRLSARIKTLS
- a CDS encoding enoyl-CoA hydratase; this translates as MAYENIIVERRDAVGLITLNRPKALNALCDALMIELKHVLDDFEADDAIGCIVVTGNEKAFAAGADIKEMQTRDYMDVYLGDFITGDWERLASCRKPVIAAVAGYALGGGCEVAMMCDFIIAAENALFGQPEIKIGTIPGSGGTQRLTRFVGKSKSMEMCLTGRMMDADEAERAGLVSRIVPLESLLDEALKAAETIAKLSRPSVLMAKEAVNRAYETSMAEGIRFERRLFHSTFSTADQKEGMQAFIEKRDPDFKNR